In a genomic window of Syntrophorhabdaceae bacterium:
- a CDS encoding MoxR family ATPase: MQFDSCAAIIENISRVIVGKRDTMELLLVGLLADGHVLLEDAPGLGKTLLAKALALSIGASFKRVQFTPDLLPADITGFNIYNPQSGQFTFQHGPVMTHVLLADEINRTIPRTQASLLESMEERQVTVDGTSYALPHPFFVVATQNPIELEGTFPLPEAQLDRFLLRIRPGYPDMSEEVEILERFQEKEPLHELHGVASPEIILSLQEARKRIRVSLPVREYIANIVRATRVHRSLRLGASPRGSLGLMRAGQALAALRGREYVLPDDVKALAVQVLSHRLILRDEERLQGKRQEDVIDEILNHMPVPAPVG, from the coding sequence GTGCAATTCGATTCATGCGCAGCAATAATTGAAAATATTTCACGTGTGATTGTGGGAAAACGGGACACCATGGAGCTCCTTCTCGTGGGGCTTCTGGCGGACGGGCATGTGCTTCTTGAAGATGCACCAGGTCTTGGAAAGACGCTGCTGGCAAAAGCCCTCGCATTATCCATAGGCGCTTCTTTTAAGCGGGTACAGTTTACCCCCGACCTCCTGCCTGCCGATATTACGGGATTTAATATCTATAATCCCCAATCGGGTCAATTCACTTTTCAGCACGGTCCCGTCATGACCCACGTGCTCCTGGCGGACGAGATTAACCGTACCATTCCCAGAACCCAGGCGAGCCTCCTCGAGAGCATGGAAGAACGCCAGGTCACGGTGGACGGTACGAGTTACGCTCTGCCCCATCCATTCTTCGTGGTAGCCACCCAAAATCCTATCGAGCTGGAGGGGACGTTCCCTCTGCCGGAAGCACAGCTCGACAGGTTCCTCCTAAGAATCCGCCCCGGTTACCCTGATATGAGTGAGGAAGTCGAGATCCTCGAGCGCTTTCAGGAAAAGGAGCCGTTACATGAGCTGCATGGGGTGGCGAGTCCCGAGATTATCTTATCCCTCCAGGAGGCGCGGAAGAGGATAAGGGTTTCTTTGCCCGTGAGGGAGTATATTGCCAATATCGTCAGGGCCACCCGCGTACACCGGTCGCTCCGCCTCGGCGCAAGCCCCAGGGGCTCCCTTGGACTCATGAGGGCCGGTCAGGCGTTGGCGGCGCTTCGGGGGAGGGAATATGTGCTTCCCGACGACGTAAAGGCATTGGCGGTCCAGGTCCTTTCCCACAGGCTGATTCTCAGGGATGAAGAGCGGTTGCAGGGGAAGAGACAGGAAGATGTAATCGACGAGATCCTGAATCACATGCCCGTTCCTGCCCCGGTGGGGTGA
- a CDS encoding PAS domain S-box protein, whose amino-acid sequence MNSRIHPSRRITADYSTFEDYQRIFPAVAEIFDRMFPLMLTFGVAALGVSLWRALSKPGFTFPFFLHVVTLLAVSLVFKYRRRWPVPRVFGFMLLIGYFIALQSLLDLGLGGTGMLHLSALCAFAGIFLGLRAGVMAVAAGGMIICLAGACVCTGIVVTRPGVAAYMISPFGWIMDLLCYLMYLVPLVLATHGLHTRMAASMGLQKEDNTRLEKEIKMRNQAEEALRESEGRLREVIDLVPHFIFAKDRDGRFILANKAVADAFGTTVEGLLGKRDRDFNPKGEEVEHFREDDLGVIEGGVPKEIPEERITDITGRTRILRTVKIPFSVSATGERAVLGVSTDITAFLRAEEKAAEGERRYRELAESLPQAIAELDEMGNFTFENEHGCRLFGYTKEEFDSRTRNLSQVLTPEDYKRASENVRRLAAGETRMGTPEYMAVRKDGSVFPVTIYASPIMRGGVLSGFRAIIIDISERKSIEQALKESEAKYRGVVESSLVGFYIIQDDFFRFVNQRFCDMTGYSYNELVDTLGPADLTHPDDKALVSENIAARMAGEMNHIEYDFRSIRKDGHVCILKTLGSAITYEGRVAAMGTVIEITREKHLESHLRQAQKMEAIGTLTGGIAHDFNNILTALVGYGSLLQMRMDGSDPLRVYVDQILSAAQKAAGLTKVLLTFGRKQPINLQPIRLNDIVEGTKQLLNRLLTEDITLHTRLDSENVSFMADATQIDQILFNLVTNARDSMPKGGVIAIETQTVLLDELFMSIHGFGQPGQYVLLVVSDTGVGMDEATREKIFEPFFTTKATGKGTGLGLATVYGIVKQHGGYITVYSEQGTGTSFRIYFPVAKGAPRTEQSQSLALDKGKETILIAEDNDEVRRFTRDILKLCGYRVVEAVDGEDGVAKFREAEKIDLLLLDTVMPRKNGKEALEEIKKIRPDVRFLFMSGHTMDILLDKGLKEKEFDFISKPLSPNELLRKVREILDR is encoded by the coding sequence ATGAATTCACGAATCCATCCGTCACGACGCATCACCGCCGATTATTCCACGTTTGAAGATTATCAACGAATATTTCCCGCGGTAGCAGAAATATTCGACAGGATGTTCCCCCTGATGCTGACTTTCGGAGTGGCCGCGCTGGGAGTCTCTCTCTGGCGTGCCCTCTCGAAGCCAGGTTTCACTTTCCCCTTCTTTCTCCATGTGGTGACACTCCTCGCAGTTTCTCTTGTTTTCAAATACCGGAGAAGGTGGCCTGTTCCCCGTGTTTTCGGATTCATGCTCCTGATCGGTTATTTCATTGCCCTCCAGTCGCTCCTGGATCTCGGTTTGGGGGGTACCGGCATGCTTCACCTCTCCGCCCTATGCGCATTTGCGGGGATTTTTCTCGGACTGAGGGCAGGCGTTATGGCTGTCGCGGCCGGTGGAATGATTATCTGTCTTGCAGGAGCCTGTGTATGCACCGGAATTGTGGTGACCAGGCCAGGCGTGGCTGCTTACATGATCTCTCCCTTTGGCTGGATCATGGATCTCCTGTGCTATCTCATGTATCTGGTGCCTCTGGTTCTGGCGACCCATGGTCTTCACACGCGGATGGCGGCATCCATGGGACTCCAGAAAGAGGACAATACCCGGCTTGAAAAAGAGATAAAGATGCGGAACCAAGCGGAGGAGGCCCTCCGGGAGAGCGAGGGGCGGCTCCGCGAGGTAATTGACCTCGTCCCACATTTCATCTTCGCAAAAGATCGCGATGGCCGCTTCATTCTCGCAAATAAGGCAGTGGCCGACGCGTTCGGGACCACGGTGGAAGGTCTCCTCGGGAAAAGGGATCGTGATTTCAATCCGAAGGGGGAGGAAGTGGAGCATTTCCGGGAGGACGATCTCGGGGTCATAGAAGGGGGCGTTCCCAAAGAGATCCCGGAGGAGCGGATCACCGACATCACCGGCCGCACGCGCATCCTGCGGACCGTCAAGATACCCTTTTCCGTCTCGGCGACAGGGGAAAGGGCAGTTTTGGGAGTCTCCACCGATATCACGGCCTTTCTCCGCGCGGAAGAAAAGGCAGCCGAAGGAGAAAGACGCTACCGGGAGCTTGCGGAATCGCTGCCCCAGGCGATCGCGGAACTGGACGAAATGGGCAACTTCACCTTTGAAAACGAGCATGGGTGCAGGCTGTTCGGTTACACGAAAGAGGAGTTCGATAGCCGGACCCGAAACTTGAGTCAGGTGCTCACCCCGGAGGATTACAAAAGAGCGAGCGAGAACGTGAGGAGGCTGGCAGCAGGGGAGACACGGATGGGAACGCCGGAGTATATGGCAGTTCGCAAGGATGGCAGTGTTTTCCCGGTGACGATCTATGCGAGTCCCATAATGAGAGGGGGGGTCCTCTCAGGATTCCGGGCCATTATCATCGATATATCGGAGAGAAAAAGCATCGAGCAGGCGCTTAAGGAATCGGAGGCAAAATACCGGGGCGTGGTGGAGAGCTCCCTCGTGGGCTTCTATATCATTCAGGATGACTTCTTCCGTTTCGTGAACCAAAGGTTCTGCGACATGACGGGGTATTCTTACAACGAGCTCGTAGATACATTAGGCCCCGCCGACCTGACCCACCCGGACGATAAGGCGCTGGTGAGTGAAAACATTGCGGCCAGAATGGCGGGCGAGATGAACCATATCGAGTATGACTTCAGGTCTATCAGAAAAGACGGCCATGTCTGTATTCTGAAAACCCTGGGCAGCGCCATCACCTACGAAGGGCGGGTTGCGGCAATGGGGACGGTTATCGAGATTACCAGGGAGAAGCATTTGGAGTCCCATCTTCGTCAGGCCCAGAAAATGGAGGCCATAGGTACCCTGACGGGCGGCATCGCACATGATTTCAACAATATCCTCACGGCCCTCGTGGGTTACGGCAGCCTTCTCCAGATGAGAATGGACGGCTCCGATCCTTTGCGCGTCTACGTGGACCAAATTCTTTCTGCAGCGCAAAAGGCAGCAGGACTGACGAAGGTTCTCCTCACCTTCGGCCGTAAACAACCGATCAACCTGCAACCTATCCGTCTCAACGATATCGTGGAAGGGACCAAGCAGCTCCTGAACAGGCTCCTCACCGAAGATATCACCCTCCACACCCGTCTCGATTCGGAAAATGTATCCTTCATGGCCGATGCGACGCAGATCGACCAGATCCTCTTCAACCTCGTCACGAATGCGAGGGATTCCATGCCTAAAGGGGGCGTGATCGCCATCGAAACGCAGACGGTCCTGCTCGATGAGCTGTTCATGTCCATTCATGGCTTCGGTCAACCGGGTCAATATGTGCTCCTGGTGGTGTCGGATACGGGCGTGGGAATGGACGAGGCCACAAGGGAGAAGATATTCGAGCCCTTTTTTACCACAAAAGCGACAGGCAAGGGCACGGGTCTCGGGCTGGCCACAGTATACGGAATCGTAAAACAGCATGGCGGGTATATTACGGTTTACAGCGAACAGGGCACGGGCACCTCATTCAGAATCTATTTTCCCGTCGCAAAAGGGGCGCCCAGGACGGAACAGTCCCAGTCTCTTGCACTGGATAAAGGGAAAGAGACCATTCTCATTGCAGAGGACAATGACGAGGTGCGAAGGTTTACGAGAGATATCCTGAAATTGTGCGGGTACCGGGTTGTAGAAGCGGTTGACGGTGAAGATGGGGTGGCTAAATTTCGTGAGGCGGAAAAAATCGATCTTCTCCTTCTCGATACGGTGATGCCCAGGAAGAATGGGAAAGAGGCGTTGGAGGAGATCAAAAAGATAAGGCCCGACGTGAGGTTCCTCTTCATGAGCGGTCATACCATGGATATCCTTCTCGATAAAGGACTTAAGGAAAAGGAGTTCGATTTTATATCGAAACCTCTCTCCCCCAACGAGCTGCTCCGGAAGGTGAGGGAGATATTGGACCGGTAA
- a CDS encoding mechanosensitive ion channel domain-containing protein has protein sequence MRAMARFAAFIIFFAVLASASGAQGILQSKTLKTGDNARPSEISSDPLGRTTPQGTIVGFMMAARKGDYEKALKYLDTRKAGRGANKLVDELQVVLERGFSGLGILSTKAEGRLDDNLPPSKELVGTIETGSNSLDVTLERVQRGNEPPVWLFASETLAKIPEFYDALGAKLFERYFPKFMTDIVVLWFPLWQWLYILLMAPLSILVATLVTRLVTPLFLILIRKIAKTGDEDHVMTLTGPLRIFILALAIWAISFFSRSVLISLFWTYAALTLTVAGITWLAVRVIDVVVRLKHRQWTATASGRLAMIELLGKLSKALTVIAGFLIILYFAGVNITAALTGLGIGGIAIALAAQKTLENLFGGIMIISDRPIRVGDFCKAGAYMGSVESIGLRSTYLRTPERTMVSIPNGQLATMSLENFAFRDKIVFHHTINLQPGIASPRIADFLSGIRQILMEHPKVEESSMRANLLRISDSSLVIDVFAYILESGYETFLAIQEELLLSIVSFAEKTGSPLAFPTALNWAAALKGPAEGEDEKKKSDT, from the coding sequence ATGAGGGCCATGGCCCGCTTCGCCGCTTTTATCATCTTTTTCGCCGTCCTCGCCTCCGCATCAGGGGCCCAGGGGATCCTGCAATCAAAGACCCTGAAAACCGGGGATAATGCGCGGCCTTCGGAAATCTCGAGCGACCCGCTGGGCAGGACCACGCCCCAGGGAACCATTGTCGGCTTTATGATGGCCGCCCGGAAAGGCGACTACGAGAAAGCGCTGAAATACCTCGATACAAGGAAGGCAGGTAGAGGGGCAAACAAGCTGGTCGATGAGCTGCAGGTAGTCCTCGAAAGGGGATTTTCAGGATTGGGGATATTGAGCACGAAAGCCGAAGGCAGGCTGGATGATAACCTTCCCCCATCCAAAGAACTGGTGGGGACCATCGAGACAGGCTCCAACAGTCTCGATGTGACGCTTGAAAGGGTTCAGCGCGGGAATGAACCGCCTGTATGGCTCTTTGCGTCGGAGACGCTCGCGAAAATTCCCGAGTTTTACGATGCCCTGGGCGCCAAATTATTCGAAAGATATTTTCCCAAATTTATGACCGATATCGTAGTCCTCTGGTTTCCTCTTTGGCAGTGGCTCTATATCCTGCTCATGGCGCCTCTTTCGATTCTTGTGGCCACCCTGGTCACCCGGCTGGTGACCCCGCTTTTTCTGATCCTGATCAGAAAAATTGCGAAAACCGGCGACGAAGACCACGTCATGACGCTTACCGGTCCTCTTCGCATTTTTATCCTGGCCCTGGCAATCTGGGCTATCTCCTTCTTTTCCCGTTCCGTACTGATCAGCCTCTTCTGGACCTACGCGGCCCTGACCCTCACGGTAGCGGGAATCACATGGCTCGCCGTCCGGGTGATCGACGTGGTGGTGAGGCTCAAACACAGGCAATGGACCGCAACTGCGTCAGGAAGACTCGCCATGATAGAGCTTCTCGGCAAGCTCTCGAAGGCGCTCACGGTGATTGCGGGTTTCCTTATCATCCTCTACTTCGCGGGGGTCAACATCACCGCCGCCCTTACGGGTCTCGGGATAGGCGGTATTGCCATAGCACTCGCAGCTCAGAAAACCCTCGAGAATCTTTTCGGGGGGATCATGATCATTTCAGACCGGCCCATAAGAGTCGGCGATTTCTGCAAGGCAGGCGCCTATATGGGCTCCGTGGAGAGCATAGGTCTTCGTTCCACCTATCTGCGTACTCCCGAGCGAACCATGGTCTCAATCCCGAACGGACAGCTTGCTACAATGAGTCTGGAAAATTTCGCATTCCGTGATAAAATAGTGTTTCATCACACAATCAACCTTCAGCCTGGTATTGCCTCCCCCCGCATCGCGGACTTCCTCTCCGGGATAAGGCAGATCCTCATGGAGCACCCCAAGGTTGAAGAGTCGAGCATGAGGGCGAACCTCCTGCGCATCTCCGATTCCTCCCTTGTGATAGACGTATTTGCGTATATTCTGGAGAGCGGGTATGAGACATTTCTTGCAATTCAGGAAGAGCTCCTCCTCTCAATTGTCAGCTTCGCGGAAAAAACCGGGTCTCCCCTGGCGTTTCCAACCGCCCTCAATTGGGCAGCAGCCTTAAAAGGGCCGGCCGAAGGAGAAGACGAAAAGAAGAAGTCCGATACATGA
- a CDS encoding FapA family protein, translated as MIHPAIEVNLDEETKKAFVIISDQESYPDLDDIIHALREKEIPYWIDEQSIEKALAEHSTGKPVLAARAVDGKAEIIVARDAMSAELVLSPPLGGNPVSVGEIKQLLTKHGVVFGIDGEEIERAVMEEIYNSTILIASGKEPVEGRDASVEYMFTRETIIHPKEIEFDKVDYRELQTVFSVRKDEVLAQKTPAARGVGGTTVMGKQIPVKSVRDIRLVAGKNTRFSDDGAQVLANIDGQPILRDRTLTVEPVLDIKSDIDFDTGNIDFAGSLIIHGTITAGFSVKATENIDISGVVEDAHVEAGGNVLIKGGIQGGNKGIIRAGGNVSALFVQYGTIEAGRDILIGDVLHSTLSAGDRIFVLTGKGRILGGKVSAQNLIEAKSIGSESNVRTELRVGYKPKEKKRLDDKKKERSEREASLVEVRKGLRVLEQQRRENTLSETKEVLYRKLLSASEELANRIEELREEITDLEKSIEKGAKPEIKVSRVIYANVGIVVGNLSFESRSEITCSALREQEGQIVTSPYVA; from the coding sequence ATGATCCATCCTGCCATTGAAGTCAATCTCGATGAAGAGACAAAAAAGGCCTTCGTCATAATTTCGGACCAGGAGTCTTATCCGGACCTGGACGATATAATTCATGCACTGAGGGAAAAGGAAATCCCCTATTGGATTGACGAGCAGAGTATCGAAAAGGCCCTGGCAGAGCACTCGACAGGCAAACCGGTGCTTGCCGCAAGGGCAGTAGACGGCAAGGCGGAAATCATTGTAGCGAGGGACGCCATGTCCGCCGAATTGGTTTTATCTCCCCCCCTCGGCGGCAATCCCGTAAGTGTCGGTGAGATAAAACAGCTCCTCACAAAGCACGGGGTTGTCTTTGGAATAGACGGGGAGGAGATCGAGCGCGCGGTGATGGAGGAAATATACAATTCTACGATCCTGATCGCGTCGGGGAAAGAGCCGGTCGAGGGAAGGGACGCTTCCGTTGAATATATGTTTACCAGGGAAACGATCATACACCCCAAAGAGATCGAATTCGACAAAGTCGATTATCGGGAATTGCAGACGGTCTTTTCGGTAAGAAAAGATGAAGTCCTCGCACAAAAAACACCGGCCGCAAGGGGTGTCGGCGGGACCACGGTAATGGGTAAGCAGATACCTGTGAAATCGGTGAGGGACATCCGTCTGGTGGCGGGTAAAAATACGCGATTTTCTGATGACGGCGCCCAGGTTTTGGCGAACATAGACGGCCAGCCCATACTCAGGGACCGGACCTTGACGGTCGAACCGGTTCTGGATATTAAAAGCGATATAGATTTCGACACGGGAAACATAGATTTCGCAGGAAGCCTTATCATTCACGGCACCATCACTGCCGGGTTTTCAGTCAAAGCGACTGAAAATATCGATATAAGCGGGGTAGTGGAGGACGCACACGTGGAGGCGGGCGGGAATGTGCTTATAAAAGGCGGGATCCAGGGAGGAAATAAGGGAATAATAAGGGCGGGAGGCAACGTGAGCGCTCTTTTCGTGCAGTATGGCACCATTGAAGCGGGGAGAGATATCCTTATAGGCGACGTCCTCCATTCCACCTTATCCGCGGGAGACAGAATTTTCGTCCTTACCGGCAAGGGCCGGATCCTGGGAGGCAAGGTATCGGCCCAGAACCTTATTGAGGCAAAGTCGATCGGTTCCGAATCGAACGTGAGGACTGAATTGAGGGTGGGATATAAGCCGAAAGAAAAAAAGCGGCTGGATGATAAGAAGAAGGAAAGATCGGAAAGGGAGGCTTCTCTTGTTGAAGTGAGAAAAGGGCTCAGAGTTCTGGAACAGCAAAGGAGGGAAAATACGCTCTCGGAGACGAAGGAAGTCCTTTACCGTAAGCTCCTCTCTGCATCTGAAGAGCTGGCAAACCGCATTGAGGAACTGCGCGAAGAAATTACCGATCTTGAGAAAAGCATAGAAAAAGGGGCCAAGCCTGAAATTAAAGTGTCCCGGGTCATCTATGCCAATGTGGGGATCGTCGTCGGCAATCTCTCCTTTGAGTCGAGAAGCGAGATCACCTGTTCGGCCCTCAGGGAGCAGGAAGGACAGATAGTAACCTCGCCCTACGTTGCCTGA
- a CDS encoding MBL fold metallo-hydrolase, with product MKSRTQFLVLAVLFFLLSCAHYPASIDEAKWREQVEAVKPGSLYAPHFQDGRYFNPWMDQEHGGFLRLVKMSFSESTLYTQEEMDFKPRFVPGLKDRIEAAPSGDFIAWIGHSTFLIRVRGIYILTDPIFSERALLPKRLTPPAITAEEINGISPEVNILLSHNHYDHLDVRSMKELSDKSKVIVPLGLKKHVEKMNKTHVKEMDWWQSADIGNDVRVFCLPAQHWSRRMTQSTNSSLWASYMIVTPEVTIYFGGDSGYFTGYKEFGKLFPSITYAIIPTTSLNPRAYMHYAHMNVDEALDAFQDLGAKYFIPTHWGTFQISTEPAGYPIVELKRKMELLNLNPSRYLIMDLGTLLPVENAGTGVLPAAGLAAAAGR from the coding sequence TTGAAATCCCGTACACAATTTCTCGTACTCGCTGTCCTCTTCTTCCTGCTCTCCTGCGCCCATTATCCCGCTTCCATCGATGAGGCCAAATGGAGAGAACAAGTTGAAGCGGTAAAACCCGGTAGTCTCTACGCCCCCCATTTCCAGGACGGAAGGTATTTTAACCCATGGATGGACCAGGAGCACGGTGGTTTCTTGAGACTGGTCAAGATGTCCTTCTCCGAGAGTACCCTCTATACGCAGGAAGAGATGGACTTCAAGCCCCGGTTTGTCCCCGGGCTCAAAGATCGGATAGAGGCCGCGCCTTCCGGTGATTTTATCGCCTGGATAGGCCATTCCACGTTTCTGATCCGCGTGCGGGGCATCTACATACTCACCGACCCCATATTTTCGGAGAGGGCGCTCCTTCCGAAACGGCTGACCCCGCCCGCTATTACTGCGGAAGAGATAAACGGGATCTCGCCTGAAGTTAATATCCTCCTCTCCCACAATCATTATGATCATCTTGACGTGCGGAGCATGAAGGAATTGTCGGATAAATCGAAGGTCATCGTTCCCCTGGGGCTCAAAAAGCACGTGGAAAAGATGAATAAAACCCATGTGAAGGAAATGGACTGGTGGCAGAGCGCCGATATAGGCAACGACGTGCGCGTCTTTTGCCTGCCCGCGCAGCACTGGTCGAGGCGTATGACCCAGAGTACGAACAGTTCCCTCTGGGCGAGTTATATGATCGTGACACCTGAGGTCACTATCTATTTTGGCGGCGATAGCGGATATTTTACGGGTTATAAAGAGTTCGGAAAACTATTTCCCTCCATCACCTATGCCATTATCCCCACCACTTCCCTCAATCCCAGGGCATACATGCATTATGCCCACATGAACGTGGATGAGGCGCTCGATGCTTTTCAGGACTTAGGTGCGAAATATTTTATTCCCACCCATTGGGGAACCTTCCAAATCAGTACGGAACCCGCGGGGTATCCCATAGTCGAATTAAAAAGGAAGATGGAATTGCTCAATCTGAACCCCTCACGTTACCTGATAATGGATTTAGGGACTCTTCTCCCCGTTGAGAATGCAGGAACCGGTGTTTTGCCGGCAGCCGGTCTGGCCGCGGCAGCCGGAAGATAG
- a CDS encoding DUF3300 domain-containing protein — translation MRITRVFLWIFIGMAALLLMAPPAYSESDSAQKGTFKQEELDQMLAPVALYPDALLAQLFMAATYPLEVVEADRWAKGNKGLKGDALNAKLDKQTWDQSVKALVSFPDVLAMMSEKLDWTQKVGDAFLAQQKQVMDTVQKLRSKAYAQGKLTTTTQQKVVVKEQVIEIVPSSPTVVYVPAYDPAVVYGPWWYPAYPPYPVYPPGAMMATSMVSFGLGVAVGAAWSSGWGSCNWHTGDVNVNVNKNVNVNNTNIHNTNVQTNKWQHDPDHRKGVAYRDNGSAQKYGQTPRGNADARQNYRGFDDKSGQTRPSSNQKGPNSGAGSAKTGSQASYGQKNAGKGAGMDSRQPSRQTSQPSAFEGVDHGAQKTAMNSERGRTSRESMSASRGSSSWGGTGRSGASGFGGHRR, via the coding sequence ATGAGAATCACAAGAGTATTCTTATGGATTTTTATCGGCATGGCTGCTCTCCTCCTCATGGCGCCGCCGGCTTACTCGGAAAGCGATAGTGCCCAAAAAGGGACCTTTAAGCAGGAGGAACTCGACCAGATGCTGGCTCCGGTGGCGCTCTACCCCGATGCCCTCCTTGCCCAGCTTTTCATGGCTGCCACGTATCCCCTCGAAGTGGTGGAGGCGGACCGATGGGCCAAAGGCAACAAAGGACTGAAAGGCGATGCCCTGAACGCCAAACTGGATAAGCAAACCTGGGATCAAAGCGTCAAGGCCCTCGTTTCCTTCCCTGACGTACTGGCAATGATGAGTGAGAAGCTCGACTGGACCCAAAAGGTGGGCGACGCGTTTCTGGCACAACAGAAACAGGTCATGGATACGGTCCAGAAATTACGGTCGAAAGCCTACGCACAGGGCAAGCTGACAACCACAACCCAACAGAAAGTGGTGGTGAAAGAACAGGTAATCGAAATAGTGCCGTCGAGCCCTACTGTCGTATATGTTCCCGCCTATGATCCCGCGGTAGTCTACGGCCCCTGGTGGTACCCTGCCTATCCGCCTTATCCTGTATATCCTCCCGGCGCAATGATGGCCACCAGCATGGTCTCCTTCGGTCTTGGAGTGGCGGTGGGGGCAGCATGGAGCAGCGGCTGGGGGTCGTGCAACTGGCATACGGGCGATGTGAATGTAAATGTGAACAAGAATGTCAATGTGAATAATACCAACATACACAACACGAACGTTCAGACGAACAAATGGCAGCATGACCCCGATCACAGGAAAGGGGTGGCTTACCGGGATAACGGTTCGGCACAGAAATACGGGCAGACGCCGAGAGGAAACGCCGATGCCCGGCAGAATTACCGGGGCTTCGACGATAAAAGCGGGCAGACGCGGCCTTCTTCCAATCAGAAAGGTCCAAACTCCGGGGCAGGATCAGCCAAGACCGGATCACAGGCGTCTTATGGGCAAAAAAATGCCGGTAAGGGCGCGGGCATGGACAGCCGCCAGCCGTCCCGCCAGACTTCGCAGCCGAGTGCTTTTGAAGGCGTCGACCATGGCGCTCAGAAGACTGCCATGAATAGTGAAAGGGGGCGGACGAGCCGCGAAAGCATGAGCGCATCGAGAGGCAGCTCGTCATGGGGAGGCACAGGTCGCTCTGGCGCCTCCGGTTTTGGCGGTCATCGCCGGTAA
- a CDS encoding ATP-binding protein yields the protein MREEEQEKSALSAIEMSRNSLPEQRRKEASGTARTAFSLFLISVVALSTMSAYELLNQNFFPAFTLKGIHIMSVLLAAFTAPAISYLMLGKYRDLLKKDAGETAGRERIERALRQNEELYKAVVENVADGIAITVGTERVLVNKAFLKIHGLDESSRVIDHPFDQFIVPEDKEAVKERVRARQRGESLDGMAEYRIQRPDGEMRTLQASVGMIDYMGRSGTLAVLRDITKIKKAETRILQLNQELEQHVRDLEIANRDLEAFNSMVSHDLRTPLVTIQGFSRRLWERCGENLDEKCRYWLTLIRSDADRMGHLIEDLLAYSRLGREALQFSKIPMGKLADNVVQDLKLIYPESEATVSPLPDAFGDERMVRQLLSNIMSNAFKFSSHGQRPFVEVRGMQGAEENVYSVKDNGIGFDMKEKERMFDPFHRLHTRDEFEGTGVGLAIVKRIALLHGGRVWAESLPGQGATFYFTLPKETHILSERE from the coding sequence ATGAGAGAAGAAGAGCAGGAGAAATCAGCCCTTTCCGCGATCGAAATGTCTCGTAATTCTCTCCCGGAGCAGAGGAGGAAGGAGGCTTCCGGCACGGCAAGGACGGCTTTTTCGCTCTTTCTGATTTCCGTCGTTGCCCTTTCCACCATGTCCGCCTATGAGCTCCTCAACCAGAATTTTTTTCCGGCCTTCACATTGAAAGGTATTCACATAATGTCCGTTCTCCTTGCCGCTTTTACTGCTCCCGCCATATCCTATCTCATGCTCGGGAAGTACCGGGATCTCCTCAAAAAGGACGCGGGCGAAACGGCGGGCCGCGAGCGTATTGAAAGAGCTCTGCGACAAAATGAGGAGCTTTACAAAGCCGTGGTGGAAAATGTGGCCGACGGGATCGCTATTACGGTCGGGACGGAAAGGGTTCTCGTGAATAAGGCTTTTCTGAAGATCCACGGTCTGGACGAATCTTCCCGGGTAATTGACCATCCCTTTGACCAATTCATTGTGCCCGAGGATAAAGAGGCAGTGAAGGAAAGGGTTCGTGCCCGCCAGAGAGGAGAGAGCCTTGACGGAATGGCGGAATACAGAATCCAGAGGCCTGACGGTGAGATGCGCACTCTTCAGGCATCAGTGGGAATGATCGACTACATGGGTCGTTCTGGGACCCTGGCGGTACTCCGGGACATTACGAAGATCAAAAAAGCAGAGACGAGAATCCTGCAGTTGAATCAAGAACTTGAACAGCACGTGCGGGACCTGGAAATCGCCAACAGAGACCTGGAAGCCTTCAACTCCATGGTCTCCCATGATCTGCGTACCCCCCTTGTTACCATACAAGGTTTTTCGCGCCGCTTGTGGGAAAGGTGCGGGGAAAATCTTGACGAGAAGTGCAGGTATTGGCTTACTCTGATAAGGTCGGACGCCGACAGGATGGGGCACCTTATAGAGGACCTTCTCGCCTATTCCAGGCTCGGAAGGGAAGCCCTGCAATTCAGCAAGATTCCCATGGGAAAACTCGCGGATAACGTGGTACAGGACCTGAAGCTGATCTATCCCGAAAGCGAAGCGACGGTTTCCCCTCTCCCGGATGCATTTGGCGATGAGCGGATGGTGAGGCAGCTTTTATCAAATATTATGTCGAATGCATTCAAATTTTCTTCCCATGGGCAGAGGCCGTTCGTTGAAGTGAGAGGCATGCAAGGGGCAGAGGAGAATGTCTATTCCGTAAAGGACAACGGCATTGGATTTGACATGAAAGAGAAGGAGAGAATGTTTGATCCATTCCATCGCCTTCACACCCGGGACGAATTCGAGGGGACAGGGGTGGGACTTGCTATCGTCAAGCGTATCGCACTCCTTCACGGGGGAAGGGTTTGGGCGGAGAGCCTGCCCGGTCAAGGCGCAACTTTTTACTTCACTCTCCCGAAGGAAACTCATATCCTTTCCGAGAGAGAGTGA